TTTAGGCCACAGAATCCTACCTATCTTTTCTGTGAAATCTTTAAAAACCTACTCATCCCAAACCTAGGATGTGAATcagactatatatatatctagttTTTCTGTTTCTAACACACATTCTTATTTGGAGTAGTGACTTCCTATATTAAAGCCTCCACCATATTTCTACTTCAGCAATTAATTCCTCTTTATTGGTCAGAACTGAGTCCAGAAAAGCAGCTAACCTGTTGTTTTATCtacttttgaagaatgaaattatcattaagagAAGTTAGCAATTCATCAGCAGCCCTGCTTCTGGCAGAAAGAGCTTCGGCAGATATATTTGAAGCTATTCCATCCTATCTCACAGACTAAAATCCTTCTTTATTTTCCCCCGTTCAAGAAATGTATTGTCCATTACCCTGACAATGTCACTTTTCTCCTTCTACTGATCCGTGCTGGAAAGGCTCTCTACCAAATTTCTCCTCTCCTCTGGCTCCTGGATTTCCccaaaaatataactttttaaatatgtaacTCCTACACTGAATCCTTTTAAAATGTATCCTGCTCTTTCTCAACGAGACATCTTCCAAATCCAAATTTTTGCTATGAGTTTCATTCACTACATCTCAATGAATCCTGTTATCAGTAAACATTTGTCAAGCACCTAAGTAAGTacagggcagcaaggtggcaaagtggatggaCGACCGAGCCTAGATTCGGGGAGACATCTCCCCAAGTCCAAATCTGGCACTGCAGAAGCGTCAgacatgactagaaatgacttaaTGAAAACTAAGCACAGGGAATTGGCAATacatggagaaaaacaaaaccagaagttCCTTGTTCTTGAAGAGCTTGTATTCCATTCAAATTAAACATGTCCATATTGTTCTTCAGTCACTTTCTTGGCAGGTAACTGGAGccgtttgtcatttccttccccacaTCATTTGAtggatgagaaactgaggcaaacagggtaagtaACCTGCTCAGCATCACACTTGTACGCAGACTCCTGCAGCACTCTGTATTAGCCACCcacaaaagcaaatacaaaatagctAACAGTAGCTAACGAGGCATTCAGAGTAATTTCAGGGAACAGAGAGGTAGAGTGGGGGCATATCAGGAAAGCTCCCATAGCAGGTGGCCCTTGAGCTGCATTTTGAAGGAGAGGTATTTTAAGAGTAAAACTGAATACtatattaagcgcctactatgtggAAGGCGCTGTGCTAAGCGCCTACTCTGGGGGATACAGTGGATCCCAAATGCTTCTTTCCCTAAACTCCACAAATGTCACTTGTAGTAGGGGAAATAAACACTAACAtagcatctattatgtaccaAGATGTATGCTAAGTACTTGTTATAAGAGTctttcatctgatcttcacaaaaatcctgtgaAACAAgctattatccatattttacaattgaaaCAATCAGAGTATGAGACTAGTCCAAGCTTAACACAACAGTAAATGTCTGGCCCTTCCCCACTGTACCCTTCCCCACCTGGCCCTTTAAGAAACATAGGATAGAGTTACAAAATGTAGGGGTCAGGAAATGATGACTTGTTATCATTGAGTATTTGATCTGCACacctattttacatacatatatatctgggGTCATGTGAAAATTTGGGGGGGAGAAAAGGAGTGGAAAAAACTTAAAAAGCCCTACTTTACTAAACACAACTGTACCTGTTTTAATTATCTTCAAAAGGCATTTAGGTTACATGGAGCTCTAAAGTCCTCCTTTCTAGCTCTGTCTATGAATATCTTCAGGCACAAACCTTACCCTCAAGAACTTCATATCTCTTTCATTAGGGTCGgagatctatttttctttaacaactttacatttatggaaatgttttgcataacttcatatgtggtttcttaacTGTGGGTAGAGTAAAGGGAGAGAAGCTAAAACtcaaaaaccttaaaaaacaaatgtaaaaaaaagttttgtattcgatgtaactgggggaaaatattaaaaacaatttttttgcaaagaatctttttatctgtcttcactttcaaaatcaaaataactctcTTCCTCACTTCCAGTTTCACATCACAAAACTGCCTAATGGACTTTTTTGAAGTGGATATTCTACAGGCATCAATAAAGCTACAAAGAGAAACTCATTCCCTTCTGCCTCATCATACCTTCTGCCTAAACTTACCTGTTACCACGCAGGTACCACCACTGTTTCAATCATACAAGCTTGACACTTAAATGTCATCCTTGACTCTGCACAGACTCCAGCCAATCAGCTGCCAGACCTTGTCATTTCTTTCCATAATCTCTCTCACATAAGTCTCCTCTCTCTACTCAGTTACCCATCAAAATTCAAGTCCTTCACTTTTCATTCTAGATTATTACAATAACCTCCTTCTTTACTGGTCTCCTTCCCCAAGTCTCTCTGCACCTCAATCCATCCtacacacagctgccaaaatgaatTTCCTCAAATTCAGGTCTGATGAGGACATACAACCCCGTTCTTaacacatttctttctctatttcccttcccttccctctcataATCAGGACTTATCTTACCCACCTTAAACATTAAGCACATTTCACTGCCCAGTCAAACTGGCCTAAGAAAAGACCACCAGATTTGGCAATTACATCAATGGTAACTTTAGACTGATgtttggaatcaagaggaccaGAATGAAAAGTCATgagtgagagaggagaggaaCATAGAGGCACCTGGTTTAGATGGCTTAAGAACTTGAgttgaaaaaggagaagaaaaaaacaagattatagtTAATTGATGTGACAGAACCTAGTGAAGATTTTCTAAGGATGGAGGAGACCTGGGCACAGGCATTAGGGAAGAAGTTTGAAGATAATAGTAAAAAGAACTAGATTgaagatggacagaaacagctacaccgagagaaggaacactgagaattgagcgtaaactgtttgcactattgtcattctacccaggttacttacaccttcggaatccaattcttaacatgcaacaagaaactcggttctgcacacatatattgtatctaggatatactgtaacacatttaacatgtgtgggattgcctgtcatctaggggagggggtggagggaaggagggaggggaaaattcggaacagaagtgagtgcaagggataatgttgtaaaaaaattacccatgcatatgcactgtcaaaaaatatatataattacaaaattaattttaaaaaataataaaagaactaGATTGAAGCCTATAGAGAGGAGGCTGACAAATGAGAAGGCAATTAGCTGGAGGGCTAAGGATAGAACAAGGGCACCCAGGTAGAGATTAAGCCTTGGTAAGAGTAACCACCTGTTTATCAGAgactggaagaaaggaaagaggaggggggGATGATATCAGGGGCTTTAAGGAGGAGTGGGGAAGGAGACGAGAAGAACTCCCGGCAAATGGCCTCAGTTTTCCAAGTAAAGAATGAGGTAAAGTTGTCATCGCAGAGGAGAAGGTCTGGAAGGCCTGAGCAGAGATTTGCTCTCTCTTTAATGAGGACAATTAGGGGATATCagtgaataagaaataaaaagggctGACTCAGGTGAAGTTAGCTAACAAGTAAGAGCACAGTCCCATGACTCCTCTAGCTCCATTCAGCAGCAGCTAAGAGGGAAGGGGGTAAGTGATGGGAGGGGGCTGCTTTGGAATGACAAGGGGCATAAAGATTGCGGTGAGCAGGGCAGAAAACTAGGAAGGTGGCTCTGAGTGGGAAAGAGCTGCTGGGCAGCACCGTGGGTGGAGCGTCGATCAGGGGAGTCAGACTCATCTCCCTGATCAAAAATTCAAGTCACGAAGCTGTGTCCCTCAGACCCTCAGCTCTAAGGAAGGAAACGGcgacccccccccccagcatctCTGCGAGAAAATCCCAAACGCGAGTGGGGCAGACGGAAACCACAAAAACGGAGAATGTGAGCACAGTATGGGAGAATAAAAGTTCGGCCAGTGGTGGTATTCAGAGCAAGGAAAAGTCAGTGACGGCTGCAAGGTAGAGAACATGGACCATTAGGGGGATTCAGTGGATGTAAACAAAACTACAGGAATCCAGCTTAAAATGTCTGCAGACACTCAAAAAAGGGCCTCGGGCTGGTGCACCGGGTGACAAGTGCATAGAGGTAGGGACTTTCCCAAGTCTAATCATGGCCCTCAAAAATCTCCTTCCCACTGTCATTTCTGGTTAAgatatttttgtgaaaaaaaaaaaaataaaatacttttgtgaAAGActccacaaaaatatatattttactagtTCTCAGCTGTGAAACTCCCACCCCAGACAAAAGCCCTGTTTTAAAACCTGCGTTCCAGACCAGGCCCCGCCATTCAGCGCTGCGGGGTTTCTAGGTCTGCGAACTGAAGAACGCGCGGGGAGAGGCGGGGTGGTCAGCGGGGGTCGTTAGACTCTCTCTAGGGGAGGGCGAGCTTGCGGTGCTCCTGGTGCGGACCATTCGAGGCAAAGAACGATTCGATTTATACTCGTGGCCCCCCGCCCCCAAGCTACCAAGCCCTCGGGGCCCCGACCCTTCCGCcgccttcctcctcctttcccccgcGATTAGGACCCCCGGCCGCCACGTTTAATCTGCTAAGTGACCGAGCGGTTAAGAGAACCAAGAGACCTGGAAGAGACCGATCGTGCCCCTCCCTCTCCACGAAACACTAACCCGAAATTCCCCGACGGGGCAAGTTCCGCTTGTAATCGATGGGACCGTAGCCCCCTGGCGGGGGCATGTCCTGTTTCACCTTGGAGGCCGCCATGTTGCTGGTCCAAAGCACTCCGACAGCAGAGGGCCTAGACTAAAGGACCCGGATGTAGCGTCAATTGGCGCGACCTCGCGCCGCCATCTAAAGAGTGGCGGAAGTTCTTAAAGGGGCGGGCTCTCCATTTAGGCGAAGGGAAAGTGAAATATAtccacatgcatgcatgcatacacgcACACACGTACGCACGGACTACGTACCcccttacatacatacatacatatatacatacatacgtacatCCTCCggcacttctccagagttctcaGAGGGAAGAGCTGGTCAGTAATAATACCTGCCGTTCATCTAGCttattaaagtttgcaaagaactttccTCCGGTTCGGAAGTGGCTCTCCTAACTGGGTTAGGGGTTATAAGCGGCGGCCCCGAGCAATCTAGGAGTTAGCACCGGAGTTCCAGTCCCAAATTTGCACCTTCGCTGACCTtgacccccccacacacacacacacaaagacccCCTTCCCCTCAGTCTCCTCCTCAGTAAAACGAGGGGCTGACTGGCTAGCTGGCCTGGCTAAGGTACTCTCCCGCCCTGAATCTGAAGGCCCCGCAGCTCCTGCCCCGTCGCTTGCAGCGTGCCCATTGAGGCCACCAGGGGGGGTTACCGCCTCAGCGTAGCCCTGCCCGGGGGTGCGAGTGAAGTGAGGCGGGATGACGATCCCCAACACCCCTCGGAGCCCCATTAACAGTGGGAACCAGCCTCACTTACGTCCAGCCAGGCTCCGGATCTGGGCGGCTTTCCTTCCGTTACCCCAGCAGCATCTCTATCTCCCCAGGGGCGCTCCCTCCACCCACGTCACAAACCGGGCCCCGGCGTGCAGAGTCAGGAAACCTGCGGCAGCCTCTCTAAGGTCCGTGACGCCCCCAGTCACTTCACAAGGCGGAAATTGTTACCTGGGCGATAAAGGGCGGCGGGGGGCCCCGGGGCAGGAGTGGGCACATGGGGGTCAAGGTCTGTGGGTGCCAAGCGCCATGGGTTAAGCCCCAAATTGAAATTCGGAAAACCCTCCCGACGCTCTCGCCCCGTCCATCATGTCTGGAGACAAACTCTTGAATGAGCTGGGCTACAAGCTGGGCCGCACCATCGGGGAGGGGAGCTACTCCAAGGTCAAGGTGGCCACCTCCAAGAAGTACAAGGGCACGGTGGCCATCAAGGTGGTGGACCGGCGGCGAGCCCCCCCGGACTTTGTCAACAAGTTCCTGCCCCGGGAGCTGTCCATCCTGCGCGGCATCCGCCACCCACACATCGTGCACGTCTTCGAGTTTATCGAAGTGTGCAATGGGAAGCTGTACATCGTCATGGAGGCCGCCGGCACCGACCTACTGCAGGTGGTGCAGCGCAGCGGGCACATCCCGTGCGCCCAGGCGCGCGAGCTTTTCGGACAAATCGTGGGCGCCGTGCGCTACCTGCATGACCACCACCTGGTGCACCGCGACCTCAAATGCGAGAACGTGCTGCTGAGCCCCGACGAGCGGCGCATCAAGCTCACGGACTTCGGCTTCGGACGCCAGGCGCACGGCTACCCGGATCTCAGCACCACCTACTGCGGCTCTGCCGCCTACGCGTCGCCCGAGGTACTCCTGGGCATTCCCTACGACCCCAAGAAGTACGACGTGTGGAGCCTGGGCGTTGTACTGTACGTCATGGTCACCGGCTGCATGCCCTTCGACGACTCGGACATCGCTGGCCTGCCCCGCCGCCAGAAGCGCGGCGTCCTCTACCCCGACGGCCTCGAGCTGGCGGAGCGCTGTAAGGCGCTCATCGCCGAGCTGCTGCAGTTCAGCCCGTCCGCGCGACCCTCCGCCGGCCAGGTTGCCCGCAACAGCTGGCTCCGCGGCGAGGCTTGCTAGCGCCCACCCTCGCGGGGCCCCCCaatctcctcccctcttcccaggCTACCTTACCCTCACCCCCGACCCCGCGTAGGGGGAGCGGCACGAGGGCGCATGGCGCCCAGGGGAGAGGAGCGGGAAGCTCTCCTGACCTCGTCCCCTccatcccttttctcctttttctcccgcCCCCCCAGTCTAGGGGCGTGCGACAGGGGACAGCCCCTCCCCCCACAGGACCTAGCGGTAGTGGGGGGTTGGGGGTGGACGAGGGGTGGCTATAGAAAGGGGCATGACCAAGATGCTAGGGACAGAGCGAGGAAAAAAGGGGGGGTCCAGCCACTCAGGGAACCCGGAGGAATTGGAAGTGCCATCACCACGCCGGGCAGGAGGGAGATGCCAAAGCCGGCAGAGCCCCTACTCAAAGGTGGAGCGCAGTCAAGAGACCTCGAGGCGCCCCCCTCTGTTGGCCGAGACCGGAGCTGGCCCTCCCTCCACCCTGCTGGACCCGACAATAAACTCGCTCTCTTGCTAGCAACCCCTGACTCTGGTCACTGGGCCGGAAGGGGgcgggggagggagaagggagcaCATTCTAGGGAGGCGGGGTAGGGGCAGGGGCAGAAGTGGTTTTTGCCGCCCCGCCCCCTTCTCTCCACGTCCGCCTTTCTGCTCAACTCCAACCTCTCCTTTCCAGACTGTTCGTCGGCCTTGGAGGAAAAAAGTTTGGGGGGGAGGTGGAGAGACGCAACCGAAGTTTAAGCCCTTGGACATCCAAAGTAGGCCCTTTCCATATCCTTGAAAGCTCTTTCGAATCCCACCCTTACCAGACTTGCCCTCTTACGGGTCGTGTTGGGAGCGGGGAGCAAGTTGGGGGTAGAAGAGGAATGGAAATTTACTGGCCAGTGGGGGAAGGGTGAAAGGGAAGGGTGGGGCGGAGTGACCTCAGCTCTGTTCCCCAGGGCCCTTGCTGCCGCTCCTCCCGGGAGGCTCGAAGCGCGGAAGCCAGATGTGAGGTGGTCTGGAGCGTAAGAACTGGATGTCTAATGGTAGGGCAGggcactggggaaaaaaaatgtttgcccTAGGTTGGGAGGCGCAGGGGAAGAAGAAGCTAGTAGTCCTGGTTTAACCAAAGCCCTCACCAGGTAACCACCTCTACATGTTTACTCCCCGCCCCTGAGGCCGCTGTTCCACGTGTGCACTTCTCCGTGCAGAGCGCCAGCTAGGGCTTCCCAGCTCAGAGCCTTGACAGATGGTACAGGGTTTAGGGAGCTCGCCCCGGACCTGTTAACTCACACAACAAATGTCAGGGTTGGACTAGATCAAAGCTGCTTAGACTGTGGGTCgtgaccccatctggggccggaactgaatgtgggagtcgcgaaattgtcatttattatcaataaatgtttgatttgtatacctgtatACCCAGAGTCATATACAGATTTCTCCAGGGCAAAGCCGCCCTGGACATAGATCacctctaaatttttttctgaatcctaATCAGGGGCAgcatggaaggagaaaaaagctcTGCAGACAGCATTTGTCCTGCATCTCTTTGGGACATTGTCTGGATTGCCAGCCTAGCTCAGGGTCTTGAGATCTAGGGGAGAGCCCTAGAATCCTCCATCCTGGCTAGAAAAGAGCAGAGAGAGTGCAGAAGGGAGGGATTCCCATGGCAACCAACAGCTCACCTTGTCATCACTACATATCGAATGGGACCCCTACTGTGTTTAAGCAAGGCACAATGAGATCTGCTCCCTGCCCTCAGTCCATCAAGCACCCCATAGTATGTATTTGGCACTGTACTAGGTGGTGGAGTTACAAATGTGGCAATGACAGCCCTTGACCTCCAGAAGTTTGAATTTTCCTGGGGAGAGAGCACCTGGTTTAAAGCCCTCATTTTAATCGCTTTACTCCCCACACTTGAAGCCCCCAGCTTGGCAGGTTCATAACTGTAGAACTCTAACCCAAAGctaatatataagtaaataatatatattatataataataatatataataaataaatgcataattatactgtgaatatatattatagattGATATGTAACATGTTATATGTaatcatatattataataatgtaatatattaaatatacataattacacagctaatatataaacaaataatgtaattatatataatattaatataatgtataaatgaatataatgtataaataaacaaatgcatAATTATACAGTGATGTACGGACTGTTTGGAAAAGTTAGGAAAATTATCTCATTGGAGATAGCAGTAAAGTTGAGCCTGGAAAGTGTGCTAGAGGGTTAAGAAGCAGAGAAGTGAGGAGGAAAAACCCTCCTAGCACAGGGacatgagagaaagaagaggcagAAGACCAAAGAACTATATACAGAGAACAGCAAGTAAAACGGGGTTAGCTGGAGTGCTATATAGCCAAGGGGAGTTTGTGATCCATAGGGTAAGATGTCCTGATAGCAGTTTATGAAGAAGGACTTTTCATGCCAGAGAGATAATTAAGCACTTAAATGATGCCTAACTACATTGTGATCTGATGTAGGAAAACATTGAGAatgtgaaattgttttttttgtttgttttttgggatttttttttcttatatggctttttgtttacaagatatatgcatgggtaattttacaacattgacaattgccaaaccttttgttccaacttttcccctcctttctcccaccccctccctcagatgcaggttgaccaatacacgttaaatatgttaaagtataaattaaatacaatatatgtaacatgtccatatagttattttgctacactagaagaatcggactttgaaatagtgtacatttagcctgtaaaggaaataaaaaatgcaggcggacaaaaacagagggattgggaattctatagtggttcatagtcatctcccatagttctttcactgggtgtagctggttcagttcattactgctctattggaactgatctggttcatctcattgttgaaaatggccacatccaccagatcatcatacagtgttgttgttgaagtatataatgacctcctgttctattcatttcactcagcatcagttcaataAGTCTGTCcgggtctttctgaaatcatcctgctggtcatttcttacagagcaataataagaGAATGTGAAATTGTTAATCCTTGACAACTGATTAGATGGTGAGAGGTGAGAAAAGGTGGTGAGTCAAGTTTGATGATTAGTTTTCATCCCTGAAGGTTTTGAAGAATGGTggttgtaatgttctctctaaaatgtaacgTTCTCTtgttgggttttcttggggtctctgggagcagccttcctttcagttcagtaatcaccacaagtgtagccagatgttaaagttcaaatcctttattatctctttcaaagtcttgtctcctttcctggggctcggttagctttcttagagtccagatcctttattatctccttcctggggctgggcagctttctggagggcctttcagtctggccttggtcttagagggggaagtgcaggaggccaggccagccaccaggaaggGCGAAGATCAAATTGAActtctccccttggttctgagagcttaagctcctgccactagtcctttgccttctctcttaatgtctctgaatctccctgtgctccacactgagtatataccaatcattatatcactaggaaaccattatttgttgtaagactaaatctatcatactgaactatgctaaattagataaccattgtctctatcaatttcactgacttagtaccttgtaagaatcctttgtttcaagttcagagttctggcccataacatctcccgctttcttttgattttgaacataggtggtcatgacctccctgacttctcaaggaggcgagaaccccaaaaaaggaggtgatcacgctttccctgactgctcaaaaaagaggtgaaaacaccataaaaggaggtgatcacgccctccctgatgtctcagaaagggagatgaaaacaccaaaggaaataggaaatcaaatcagattagtagGTTTCTGAAGGGtttcactcttaaaacaggtatacataaatccctCAATAtaggaagtattacacataattatataaattgcataagcacatagtaacacaggctagtagtgatgtaacaaataacatgaatcaacatgaggaattatacacgtccataagtcctagaaatagtccaaaaagaatctattgtccattagttcgtatgccaggaatccaataattccgaTAAATtctgaagtcctgcaatagtcttatcatttttttttcatttcagggaatccaatgattcctcctggttttaaagttctttaacagtctcatcagccatgctctttcagtgtcagatgttttttaggtcttctttgtttcgaggtttttctctttttctgtctctcttcaggTGCTtgtggcacccatctgattccttctccatctgtagaaatacaagcaatacttttctcccaagcagttaacctatctagtcccttctattttaCCATTTTCTGAATCTCTCCATATCATCTGACAATGacattggagctgctcacactggacactcttaaaaaagcctgtattctccccaattgtaatccctttctgccatctgattgcttttttgctgattgatcacatcagagtcctgatgTCTAAAGGTGTAACGTCAGCTGCCATCGTGCCCCATCTGTCTTTTGTTTGATATCTTGGAgttgggccccacctctcatttccctgggtcaatctacattctgaagcCCAGTGGAAACCTTGGTTCCATTTTgaacatagggttttaggtcttctctcacctgtcttctcactctatacCTACATTGAGCTCTCAGATGCCCAGTTTTTCCATAATGAAAACATCGACAAGTTtttcccttgccaagagggaccctgtcttcccatattcATCATAGTTCCCATGTTCATAATAAGCACTTATGGCCACTGTAGCAcaacatcttatgatctcctctaaaggagcatctttgtgtggtccccatataattcttctgcaaacctaaTTCCATGCTCtctcagtgtcagatgtttcttaggtcttcctttgttttgaggtttttttctctttttctgtctctctgagcCAGGTGCTGTTGGTACCCacatgattccttctccatctatagaaatacaagcaaaccctttttcccaaacagttaacctatctagtctcTTCTATTTTACCACCTTCTGGATCTCTCCATTTCATCTGACAATGATATTGGAGCTGCTCAAACTGGGCACTGCCCTTCTGTTGagttaaaaagaaatctatattctctccaattgtaatcccttttttgccatttgattgcttttttgctGATTGATCTTATAATCCCCTTCTGCTATCTGATtgttttttggctgattgatcacataatccctttctcctatcagatggcttctctgctgattgatcatatcagaatTCTGAACTTCTTCAGAGGGCAAAGAAGGAGCCCCAGAATGGTTAGATAACTTGCCTG
This sequence is a window from Sminthopsis crassicaudata isolate SCR6 chromosome 1, ASM4859323v1, whole genome shotgun sequence. Protein-coding genes within it:
- the TSSK6 gene encoding testis-specific serine/threonine-protein kinase 6, encoding MSGDKLLNELGYKLGRTIGEGSYSKVKVATSKKYKGTVAIKVVDRRRAPPDFVNKFLPRELSILRGIRHPHIVHVFEFIEVCNGKLYIVMEAAGTDLLQVVQRSGHIPCAQARELFGQIVGAVRYLHDHHLVHRDLKCENVLLSPDERRIKLTDFGFGRQAHGYPDLSTTYCGSAAYASPEVLLGIPYDPKKYDVWSLGVVLYVMVTGCMPFDDSDIAGLPRRQKRGVLYPDGLELAERCKALIAELLQFSPSARPSAGQVARNSWLRGEAC